A window of the Roseburia sp. 831b genome harbors these coding sequences:
- a CDS encoding TIGR03960 family B12-binding radical SAM protein — MTKLALSDEILMKIDKPARYIGNELNSIKKKKEDVKIRFAMCFPDVYEIGMSHLGIQILYDMFNKREDVWCERVYSPWTDLSTIMKEEKIPLFALESQEPIKDFDFLGITLQYEMCYTNILQVLDLGQIPLLAKDRTKDDPIVIGGGPCTYNPEPIADFFDLFYMGEGEVQYDALFDLYLKMKDAGASRSEFLHEAAKIPGIYVPSLYDVTYKEDGTIEAFTPIYDDVPQKVEKQLVMEMTEAVYPEKPVVPFIRATQDRVVLEIQRGCIRGCRFCQAGMVYRPTREKNVERLKDLARKMIASTGHEEISLSSLSSSDYSSLGELVTFLIDEFKDKGVNISLPSLRIDAFSLDVMSKVQDIKKSSLTFAPEAGSQRLRDVINKGLTKDVILHGAGLAFEGGWNKVKLYFMLGLPTETEEDMKAIPELANEIAALYYDTVPKEKRNGKCQITISTSFFVPKPFTPFQWARMYTPDDYLARAKVVNDTVKEQLNHKSIKYNWHEADVTVLEGILARGDRKIAKAILKAYENGAVFDAWSEYYDNQRWLDAFEECGIDPDFYTMRERPLDEIFPWDFIDVGVTKEFLKREWQTAHGEKVTPNCRMRCSGCGAKKFGGGVCYEN; from the coding sequence ATGACAAAATTAGCGTTATCAGATGAAATACTGATGAAAATTGATAAACCGGCAAGATATATTGGAAATGAATTAAACAGCATCAAAAAAAAGAAAGAGGATGTAAAAATTCGTTTTGCAATGTGTTTCCCGGACGTGTATGAGATTGGAATGTCTCATCTTGGAATACAGATTCTATATGATATGTTCAATAAAAGAGAGGATGTCTGGTGTGAGCGTGTTTACTCTCCATGGACAGATCTTTCTACTATTATGAAGGAAGAAAAGATACCATTGTTTGCCCTAGAATCCCAGGAGCCAATCAAGGACTTTGATTTCCTTGGAATCACGTTACAGTATGAAATGTGTTATACCAACATTTTGCAGGTGCTTGATTTAGGACAGATTCCACTTCTTGCAAAGGATCGGACAAAGGATGACCCGATCGTAATCGGTGGAGGTCCTTGTACCTATAATCCAGAACCAATCGCAGACTTTTTTGATTTGTTCTATATGGGTGAAGGTGAAGTGCAGTACGATGCACTGTTCGATTTATATTTAAAAATGAAAGATGCAGGTGCATCCCGAAGTGAATTCTTGCATGAAGCTGCAAAAATCCCGGGAATTTATGTTCCATCTTTGTATGATGTAACTTATAAAGAAGATGGCACAATTGAAGCGTTTACGCCAATTTATGACGATGTTCCCCAAAAAGTGGAAAAACAGCTTGTGATGGAGATGACGGAGGCTGTTTATCCGGAAAAGCCGGTTGTTCCGTTTATCCGTGCGACACAGGACCGTGTTGTGCTTGAAATCCAGCGTGGATGTATCCGAGGATGCCGTTTCTGTCAGGCGGGAATGGTGTATCGTCCAACACGTGAAAAAAATGTAGAGCGGCTAAAAGATTTAGCAAGAAAAATGATTGCGTCAACCGGTCACGAAGAGATTTCACTTAGTTCGTTAAGTTCCTCCGATTATTCTAGCTTAGGAGAACTGGTAACCTTTTTGATTGATGAATTTAAGGACAAGGGGGTTAATATTTCTCTGCCATCCCTTCGAATTGACGCCTTTTCTTTGGATGTCATGAGTAAGGTGCAGGATATCAAAAAGAGCAGCTTAACGTTCGCACCTGAAGCCGGTTCCCAGAGACTTCGTGATGTGATTAACAAAGGTTTGACAAAGGACGTGATTCTTCACGGTGCAGGACTTGCGTTTGAGGGAGGATGGAATAAGGTAAAACTTTACTTTATGCTTGGACTTCCAACTGAGACAGAGGAAGACATGAAGGCGATTCCAGAGCTTGCAAATGAGATTGCGGCTTTGTATTACGATACCGTTCCGAAGGAAAAACGAAACGGAAAATGTCAGATTACCATCAGTACTTCGTTCTTTGTTCCAAAGCCATTTACACCATTCCAGTGGGCAAGAATGTATACACCGGATGATTATCTTGCACGTGCAAAAGTGGTAAACGATACGGTCAAAGAACAGTTGAATCACAAGAGTATCAAATATAACTGGCACGAGGCAGATGTAACCGTTTTAGAGGGAATTCTTGCAAGAGGAGACCGTAAAATTGCAAAAGCAATCTTAAAAGCTTATGAGAATGGTGCTGTTTTTGATGCCTGGAGCGAATATTACGATAACCAAAGATGGCTGGATGCTTTTGAGGAATGTGGCATTGACCCTGATTTTTATACGATGAGAGAACGTCCGCTAGACGAAATTTTCCCATGGGATTTCATTGACGTCGGTGTTACAAAAGAGTTCTTGAAACGTGAGTGGCAGACTGCGCATGGCGAGAAAGTGACACCAAACTGTAGAATGCGCTGCTCTGGCTGTGGTGCGAAAAAATTTGGAGGAGGTGTCTGTTATGAAAATTAG
- a CDS encoding TIGR03936 family radical SAM-associated protein: MKIRIKFRKYGVMKFIGHLDMMRYFQKAMRRANIDICYSEGFSPHQIMSFAAPLGVGITSDGEYLDIEVHSSTSTEQALKALNDTMVEGIEITGYVQLKDNAKTAMSIVAAADYELSFKEGYQAPADFAAFEQGIKEYFTDAAEFLVTKKTKKSEKVMDLKELVYDIHMITKDGQPAFYLNVCTGSTNNLKPEMVLEALFEKLGFTYDANAIQIHRLDVYAYLEDEKRYISLGEMGSNIVCTAI; the protein is encoded by the coding sequence ATGAAAATTAGAATTAAGTTTCGAAAATATGGAGTTATGAAATTCATCGGACATCTTGATATGATGCGTTATTTTCAGAAGGCGATGCGAAGAGCAAACATCGACATCTGCTATTCGGAAGGATTTTCACCACATCAGATTATGTCTTTTGCGGCACCACTTGGTGTGGGCATTACCAGTGATGGGGAATATTTAGACATTGAAGTCCATTCTTCAACTTCCACAGAACAGGCGTTAAAGGCTTTGAATGATACCATGGTGGAAGGAATCGAGATTACCGGTTATGTGCAGCTTAAAGACAATGCAAAAACGGCGATGTCCATTGTGGCTGCGGCTGATTATGAGCTAAGTTTTAAAGAAGGCTATCAGGCGCCGGCTGATTTTGCGGCATTTGAACAGGGAATCAAGGAATACTTCACCGATGCAGCTGAGTTTTTGGTGACCAAAAAAACGAAAAAAAGCGAAAAAGTTATGGATTTAAAAGAGCTTGTCTATGATATTCACATGATAACCAAAGATGGACAACCTGCTTTTTACCTTAATGTCTGTACCGGAAGTACAAACAACTTGAAACCGGAAATGGTATTAGAAGCTTTGTTTGAAAAATTAGGTTTCACCTATGATGCCAATGCCATTCAGATACACCGCTTGGATGTCTATGCCTATTTAGAAGATGAAAAACGATATATTTCTCTTGGAGAGATGGGAAGTAATATAGTATGTACCGCTATTTAG
- a CDS encoding HD domain-containing phosphohydrolase: MRFMPIGLVKEGMCVARTLRNAKGTVLVSENSTLTNAMITKLKSLGFQGLYVEDELSSEIEIEDMISERVRYESSFYIRNKDIDGCKRISKKIVSDILDRGFISLDLIDLREMDDVTYSHSVNVAVYSCILGMDMGYDKQALTDLVLAGLLHDIGKLFIPKEILNKTGRLSAEEYRLIQSHALKSYQFIENRTDISDQIKDAVLHHHENEDGSGYPDHLMGSEQSEYTKILHLADVYDALISRRPYKPCYSPVEAAEYLMGASSLMFEPKVVSTFLTYVPLFPKGSFVQLSDGRRGIVSENADEHNLRPVLRLMDHTTLDLLLSENLDITILSLEPEGDAMIVKSEMERTEMVSKAERKRLLIVDDMISNLNMLRDILAENYEITLVKSGRQALSYLEKKKKPDLILMDIMMPELDGIETVDRIRKRYGKIPVLYVTVKNDMETLLRCRKMDMAGYILKPYQPTFVRSEVKRILERRSEAV, encoded by the coding sequence ATGCGTTTTATGCCGATTGGTTTAGTCAAAGAGGGAATGTGTGTTGCAAGAACACTTCGAAATGCCAAAGGAACCGTTTTAGTAAGTGAGAATTCTACATTGACCAATGCCATGATAACCAAATTAAAAAGTCTTGGCTTTCAGGGGCTTTATGTAGAAGACGAACTTTCAAGTGAGATTGAAATTGAAGATATGATTTCGGAACGGGTTCGTTATGAGAGCAGTTTTTACATTCGAAATAAGGATATTGACGGTTGTAAGAGAATTTCGAAAAAAATTGTTTCCGATATTTTAGACAGAGGATTTATCAGTTTGGATTTGATTGATCTTCGGGAAATGGATGATGTGACCTATTCCCATTCGGTAAACGTAGCGGTATATTCTTGCATTTTAGGCATGGACATGGGCTATGACAAGCAGGCACTAACCGATTTGGTGTTAGCAGGGCTTTTGCACGATATTGGAAAATTATTTATTCCAAAAGAAATCTTAAACAAAACAGGACGATTATCGGCGGAGGAATACCGGCTGATTCAGTCACATGCCTTAAAATCTTATCAGTTCATCGAAAACAGGACCGATATTTCGGATCAGATTAAGGATGCTGTTTTGCATCATCATGAAAACGAAGATGGAAGCGGCTACCCGGATCATTTGATGGGCTCTGAGCAGTCCGAATATACCAAAATTTTACACCTTGCAGACGTATATGATGCGCTGATTTCAAGAAGACCGTACAAACCCTGTTACTCACCGGTGGAGGCTGCGGAGTATCTTATGGGAGCGAGCAGTCTTATGTTTGAGCCAAAGGTAGTGTCTACTTTTTTGACCTATGTGCCATTATTCCCCAAAGGTTCCTTTGTGCAGCTTTCGGATGGAAGAAGAGGAATCGTTTCCGAAAATGCAGACGAGCATAATCTTCGCCCGGTGTTACGCCTGATGGATCACACAACGTTAGACCTTTTGCTATCGGAAAATCTTGACATTACCATTCTATCATTAGAACCGGAAGGGGACGCAATGATTGTGAAGTCGGAGATGGAGCGCACAGAGATGGTTTCAAAGGCAGAGCGGAAACGGCTTTTGATTGTGGATGATATGATTTCGAATCTGAATATGCTTCGTGATATCTTAGCGGAAAATTATGAAATTACCTTGGTAAAATCCGGCAGACAGGCGCTTTCTTACCTTGAGAAAAAGAAGAAGCCCGACTTGATTTTGATGGACATTATGATGCCGGAGTTAGACGGCATTGAGACGGTAGACAGAATCCGAAAGCGTTATGGAAAGATTCCGGTCTTGTATGTAACGGTAAAAAATGACATGGAGACCCTGTTACGCTGCCGGAAAATGGATATGGCAGGTTATATTTTAAAACCGTACCAGCCGACTTTTGTGCGCTCTGAGGTAAAACGTATCCTAGAGCGAAGAAGCGAGGCGGTTTAA
- the rplU gene encoding 50S ribosomal protein L21 produces the protein MYAIIATGGKQYKVSEGDIITIEKLGVEAGEKVTFDQVLAVSDNGIKVGADVANASVEASVVKEGRGKKVIVYKYKRKTGYHKKNGHRQAFTQVKIEKINA, from the coding sequence ATGTACGCAATTATAGCAACAGGTGGTAAACAGTACAAAGTATCCGAAGGCGATATCATTACCATTGAAAAACTTGGTGTTGAAGCTGGTGAGAAAGTAACTTTTGATCAGGTTTTAGCTGTATCTGATAACGGAATCAAAGTTGGAGCAGACGTAGCTAACGCATCTGTAGAAGCTTCTGTAGTAAAAGAAGGCAGAGGTAAAAAAGTTATCGTTTACAAGTACAAGAGAAAGACTGGCTATCACAAAAAGAACGGTCATAGACAGGCGTTCACACAGGTTAAGATTGAAAAGATCAACGCGTAA
- a CDS encoding ribonuclease E/G, whose amino-acid sequence MYRYLVTKQQISGKHVIVSSLYDENRHMIDLALEPVTQVSLLGNIYVARVKNIVKNLDAAFVRIDANQTCYLSLKELKHPIYVKKQSKTKNLCEGDEIVVQVCKEALKTKDPGVTTNLNFSGKYVVLTTGNRKLGISSKLDATERKRFQNLFEGKLQKGYGFIVRTNAKDVTDEEVLLEADSLIQKYEKLKETAIHRTAYSCLYEEEAPYLRQLSSLYLDSVEKIVTDEKELYLQMKEYQKQHQNQIPLEFYEDDAISLSALYGMRSAIDEALGERVWLKSGAYLVIQPTEALTVIDVNSGKNVAKKDKWENFKRINIEAAREIAHQLRIRNISGMIVVDFINLKSKEDDFELLEHFRTFLKSDPVPTDVWDMTMLGLVEVTRKKVRKSLTEALQGE is encoded by the coding sequence ATGTACCGCTATTTAGTGACAAAACAACAGATTTCGGGCAAGCATGTCATCGTGTCGTCCTTGTATGATGAAAACCGGCACATGATAGATCTTGCCCTTGAACCGGTGACACAGGTCAGTCTGCTTGGAAATATTTATGTCGCAAGAGTCAAAAATATAGTAAAAAATCTGGATGCAGCCTTTGTAAGAATTGATGCCAATCAGACCTGTTATTTGTCGTTAAAGGAGCTAAAACATCCAATTTACGTGAAAAAGCAGTCTAAGACGAAGAATTTGTGCGAAGGCGATGAAATTGTTGTACAGGTCTGCAAGGAGGCTTTAAAAACCAAAGATCCTGGTGTTACAACGAATTTGAATTTTTCGGGCAAATATGTGGTTTTAACAACAGGCAATCGAAAACTTGGCATTTCATCGAAATTGGACGCGACGGAACGGAAACGTTTCCAAAACCTGTTCGAGGGAAAACTGCAAAAAGGATATGGATTTATTGTTCGCACGAATGCGAAAGATGTCACCGATGAAGAGGTTCTTTTAGAGGCTGATTCCTTGATTCAAAAGTATGAAAAGTTAAAAGAGACAGCCATTCACCGGACTGCTTACAGCTGCCTTTATGAGGAGGAAGCGCCATATTTAAGGCAGCTGTCGAGTCTTTACCTTGATTCAGTGGAAAAAATTGTGACGGATGAAAAAGAGCTTTATTTGCAGATGAAGGAGTACCAAAAGCAGCATCAGAATCAGATTCCATTGGAATTTTACGAGGATGATGCCATATCTTTGTCGGCATTATATGGAATGCGTTCTGCGATTGATGAGGCATTAGGAGAGCGTGTCTGGCTAAAATCAGGCGCCTATCTTGTAATCCAGCCGACAGAGGCACTGACCGTCATTGATGTCAACAGTGGAAAAAATGTTGCCAAAAAAGATAAATGGGAAAATTTTAAAAGAATTAATATCGAGGCGGCGAGGGAGATTGCACATCAACTTCGAATCCGCAATATTTCAGGGATGATAGTAGTCGATTTTATCAATTTAAAGTCAAAAGAGGATGATTTTGAGCTTTTAGAACATTTTCGAACCTTTTTAAAATCAGATCCTGTTCCTACGGATGTATGGGACATGACAATGCTTGGACTAGTTGAAGTGACACGAAAGAAAGTGAGAAAATCTTTGACAGAAGCTCTACAGGGAGAGTGA